In Methanosarcinales archaeon, a single window of DNA contains:
- a CDS encoding HEPN domain-containing protein gives MVIKPDEWLQQAEYDIETADYLYEGERYFYAVFMCHLSIEKALKGLYVKKFSKTPP, from the coding sequence GTGGTAATAAAGCCTGATGAATGGTTACAACAGGCCGAATATGATATAGAAACAGCAGATTACCTATATGAAGGGGAAAGATATTTCTATGCTGTTTTCATGTGTCACCTGTCAATTGAAAAAGCACTCAAAGGGCTTTATGTTAAAAAATTCAGCAAAACGCCACCCTAA
- a CDS encoding type II toxin-antitoxin system HicB family antitoxin, with protein sequence MKFKVVLEPAEEGGYVVYVPSLPGCISEGDSKEEALENIKEAIELYLEPTENPILANSAEVAEVAV encoded by the coding sequence ATGAAGTTTAAAGTAGTCTTAGAACCAGCTGAAGAAGGCGGCTATGTAGTATATGTTCCCTCACTTCCCGGATGTATTTCTGAGGGTGATAGTAAGGAAGAAGCGCTAGAAAATATAAAAGAGGCTATAGAACTTTATTTGGAACCAACTGAAAATCCAATTTTAGCGAACAGTGCTGAAGTTGCTGAAGTTGCTGTCTAA
- a CDS encoding histidine--tRNA ligase — protein MKIQKPRGTRDFLPEDNHKRRFYENRLRDTATRWGYQEIKTPTFESIDLFTVKSGEGILGEIYNFKDKGDREMALRPELTAPVMRMYVNELQRTPKPVKLYYFDNCFRYERPQKGRFREFWQFGAELIGSPRPQADAEVIALACRMLKAAGVEGELHVGHLGIIRTLLQGLNDVVQGQIMRLVDKKDDKGLEDYLEEIDADIEMREKLFELIGLTGTEAVAEARNLVGDIEDMNTFQELLNLLDVYGLEYTINFGIARGLDYYTGMVFEIYSSGLGAQNQVCGGGSYRLAKLFGGEDVASTGFGLGFDRIMEVCTIDVPVEDKVVVVYFEETRDEAMRITAMLREYLIVDIDVMGRGFGAQLKYANTKGAKWAVIAGEDEISLGKVGLKNMDSGQQDLVNIDELVQKITS, from the coding sequence ATGAAGATCCAAAAACCCAGGGGTACAAGAGACTTCCTGCCAGAGGATAACCACAAGAGACGATTTTATGAGAACAGGCTGCGGGACACGGCAACCAGGTGGGGATATCAGGAGATCAAGACCCCCACATTCGAGAGCATTGATCTGTTCACTGTAAAATCCGGTGAAGGTATCCTGGGAGAGATCTACAATTTTAAGGACAAGGGCGACCGCGAGATGGCACTCAGACCTGAACTCACCGCACCTGTGATGAGGATGTATGTCAATGAACTCCAGAGGACGCCAAAACCTGTCAAGCTTTATTATTTTGATAACTGTTTCAGATACGAACGACCACAGAAAGGAAGGTTCAGGGAATTCTGGCAGTTTGGTGCTGAATTGATCGGAAGTCCAAGGCCACAAGCCGATGCAGAGGTTATTGCCCTGGCCTGCAGGATGTTAAAGGCAGCAGGGGTAGAGGGAGAACTACATGTTGGACATCTTGGCATTATCAGGACTTTGCTGCAGGGGTTGAATGATGTGGTACAGGGTCAGATCATGAGGCTGGTGGATAAAAAGGATGACAAGGGTCTTGAGGATTATCTTGAAGAGATCGATGCCGATATTGAAATGAGGGAGAAGCTCTTTGAGCTTATAGGCCTGACCGGGACTGAAGCCGTAGCAGAGGCCAGGAACCTTGTGGGAGATATTGAAGACATGAATACCTTCCAGGAACTGCTGAACCTGCTGGATGTGTACGGCCTGGAATACACTATCAATTTTGGGATTGCCAGGGGCCTGGATTACTATACAGGTATGGTCTTTGAAATTTACAGCAGTGGTCTGGGAGCCCAGAACCAGGTATGCGGCGGCGGTTCGTACAGGCTTGCCAAATTGTTCGGCGGGGAAGATGTTGCTTCCACTGGTTTCGGCCTGGGATTTGACAGGATTATGGAAGTATGTACCATCGATGTACCTGTGGAAGATAAAGTGGTTGTGGTTTATTTTGAAGAGACCCGTGATGAGGCAATGCGTATTACAGCCATGCTCAGGGAATACCTGATAGTCGACATCGATGTAATGGGCAGAGGTTTTGGTGCGCAGTTAAAATATGCCAATACCAAAGGAGCCAAATGGGCTGTAATAGCAGGTGAAGATGAAATATCACTGGGCAAAGTCGGTCTCAAAAATATGGATTCGGGCCAGCAGGACCTGGTAAACATTGATGAACTGGTTCAAAAAATAACATCCTGA
- a CDS encoding nucleotidyltransferase domain-containing protein: MVKSKVVDAVTFLQQCLRETGLDVSKIIIFGSQSRDNATEDSDIDIAIISKDFSNKDIFERALLTKDAEIKTIRKFMIPLDIITLTSEEFENETSPVAEFAKSGKIMFAA; this comes from the coding sequence ATGGTTAAAAGCAAAGTAGTAGATGCAGTTACTTTCCTGCAACAATGCCTGAGAGAAACAGGGTTGGATGTCTCAAAGATAATTATATTCGGTTCACAAAGCCGAGATAATGCCACCGAAGACAGCGACATAGATATTGCCATCATTTCAAAGGACTTCAGCAATAAAGATATTTTTGAGCGAGCCCTGTTGACAAAGGATGCTGAAATAAAAACAATTCGAAAATTCATGATACCCCTCGACATTATCACACTTACATCAGAGGAATTTGAAAATGAAACCTCACCTGTTGCCGAATTTGCTAAAAGTGGGAAAATAATGTTTGCAGCTTAA